A region of Takifugu rubripes chromosome 6, fTakRub1.2, whole genome shotgun sequence DNA encodes the following proteins:
- the nrg1 gene encoding pro-neuregulin-1, membrane-bound isoform isoform X1, producing MTEGMEDLAAGPPPSPAQASPTSSTGDTGQVPKEKPQEMEPMAETREEGAAGAAEGVVSHDREQPLGIVALPGTCCVCIEMEQISSCLHSEKICILPILACLLSLALCTAGLKWVFVDKIFQYEPPTHLDPKRIGQDPVMASVDPLLGLTVSLPYSSTSTVSSSTVRTVTQGRPHVSLEERSTSRPHVFQTGQVTQSDLSVTHGSETPSFSKQTPPQTTRESNHIPTMSTTTAKTSSHVTRCSDSQRTYCVNGGECFTLEIMPGSTKFLCRCPNEFTGDRCQNYVMASFYKAEELYQKRVLTITGICIALLVVGIVCVVAYCRTKKQRRKLHEHLRQSLRNKRSTNNGPGPDAGRSHVSNLPLQNLQLMNHCNGTLVHATENETETTFSTAKYALSAQEATTFTRLSSQSSPWPSVTPQTSPETSGSPPLERSSQTVSVTSVAFSLSAEEDCLLLPSTPQQPWSPDVQGTTIHCKNPHMEDDPPPSPLFTLENGDHQVSTVASHIFSALPEKILCPTNNSSDCSPEEVPAEVETDGESMLMCEMEELQGETHPFFTAENTPRLLLGAWYSSRTSPASHSSQQKSSYHSVTTKHLLTV from the exons ATGACCGAGGGAATGGAGGACTTGGCTGCAGGGCCACCCCCGTCTCCTGCACAAGCCTCCCCCACCAGCTCTACTGGTGATACTGGACAGGTCCCAAAGGAGAAACCGCAAGAGATGGAGCCAATGGCTGAgacgagggaggagggagctgctggagctgcagagggagtTGTTAGCCATGATAGGGAGCAGCCTCTGGGAATTGTGGCCTTGCCGGGAACCTGTTGTGTGTGCATAGAAATGGAGCAGATTAGCAGCTGCCTGCATTCTGAGAAGATCTGTATTCTGCCCATCCTGGCCTGCCTGCTCAGTTTAGCCCTGTGCACAGCTGGACTCAAGTGGGTTTTTGTCGACAAGATCTTTCAGTATGAGCCCCCCACACACTTAGACCCCAAACGCATAGGACAGGACCCAGTTATGGCATCAGTTGACCCCTTGTTGGGACTAACTGTGTCACTTCCTTATTCATCCACATCCACGGTCTCCTCCAGCACCGTCAGAACCGTCACCCAGGGGAGGCCCCACGTCTCCCTGGAGGAGCGATCCACCAGCCGCCCTCACGTGTTCCAGACTGGACAGGTTACTCAGTCGgacctctctgtcacacacgGCTCTGAAACTCCCAGCTTCTCCAAGCAGACGCCTCCCCAGACAACACGGGAATCCAACCACATCCCCACCATGT CTACGACCACAGCAAAGACGTCCAGTCATGTGACGCGCTGCTCCGACAGCCAGAGGACCTACTGTGTCAATGGAGGAGAGTGTTTCACTCTGGAGATCATGCCTGGGAGCACCAAGTTCCTCTGCAG GTGTCCAAATGAGTTCACCGGTGATCGCTGTCAGAACTATGTGATGGCCAGCTTTTACA AAGCTGAGGAGCTCTATCAGAAGAGGGTCCTGACGATAACGGGCATCTGCATCGCTCTCCTGGTGGTTGGGATCGTGTGTGTTGTTGCCTACTGCAGAACAAA aaagcagaggaggaagcttCACGAGCACCTGAGGCAGAGCCTGAGGAACAAGAGAAGCACCAACAATGGTCCAGGGCCCGATGCAGGAAGAAGTCATGTCTCTAACTTGCCTCTTCAAAACCTCCAGCTCATGAAT CACTGTAATGGGACACTGGTGCACGCAACTGAGAATGAGACGGAAACAACCTTCTCTACAGCTAAATATGCCTTATCTGCTCAGGAGGCCACCACATTTACCCGCTTATCCAGCCAAAG CTCGCCGTGGCCTTCAGTGACGCCCCAGACCTCCCCAGAAACTTCAGGGTCCCCTCCGTTGGAGAGGTCGAGCCAGACCGTGTCTGTCACCTCTGTAGCTTTCAGCCTCTCTGCCGAAGAGGACTGCCTCCTCCTACCATCCACACCACaacagccctggagtccagatgtgcaggggACCACTATCCACTGCAAGAACCCTCACATGGAAGATGACCCCCCACCCAGCCCCTTGTTTACTCTAGAAAATGGGGACCATCAGGTCTCCACTGTTGCCAGCCATATATTTTCAGCATTACCTGAGAAGATACTTTGTCCAACTAACAACAGCAGTGACTGCAGCCCCGAGGAAGTCCCTGCTGAAGTGGAGACAGATGGTGAGAGCATGCTCATGTGTGAAATGGAGGAGCTTCAGGGGGAAACGCATCCTTTCTTCACAGCAGAGAACACTCCACGCCTGCTGTTGGGAGCTTGGTACAGCAGCAGGACCAGCCCAGCATCGCACAGCAGCCAACAAAAGAGCAGTTATCACTCAGTAACCACCAAACATCTACTCACTGTGTAA
- the nrg1 gene encoding pro-neuregulin-1, membrane-bound isoform isoform X2: MTEGMEDLAAGPPPSPAQASPTSSTGDTGQVPKEKPQEMEPMAETREEGAAGAAEGVVSHDREQPLGIVALPGTCCVCIEMEQISSCLHSEKICILPILACLLSLALCTAGLKWVFVDKIFQYEPPTHLDPKRIGQDPVMASVDPLLGLTVSLPYSSTSTVSSSTVRTVTQGRPHVSLEERSTSRPHVFQTGQVTQSDLSVTHGSETPSFSKQTPPQTTRESNHIPTMSTTTAKTSSHVTRCSDSQRTYCVNGGECFTLEIMPGSTKFLCRCPNEFTGDRCQNYVMASFYKAEELYQKRVLTITGICIALLVVGIVCVVAYCRTKKQRRKLHEHLRQSLRNKRSTNNGPGPDAGRSHVSNLPLQNLQLMNHCNGTLVHATENETETTFSTAKYALSAQEATTFTRLSSQSWSNDWTNSVLSDTESVSVMSLSETSQHTTRGRLNGTAGTSA, translated from the exons ATGACCGAGGGAATGGAGGACTTGGCTGCAGGGCCACCCCCGTCTCCTGCACAAGCCTCCCCCACCAGCTCTACTGGTGATACTGGACAGGTCCCAAAGGAGAAACCGCAAGAGATGGAGCCAATGGCTGAgacgagggaggagggagctgctggagctgcagagggagtTGTTAGCCATGATAGGGAGCAGCCTCTGGGAATTGTGGCCTTGCCGGGAACCTGTTGTGTGTGCATAGAAATGGAGCAGATTAGCAGCTGCCTGCATTCTGAGAAGATCTGTATTCTGCCCATCCTGGCCTGCCTGCTCAGTTTAGCCCTGTGCACAGCTGGACTCAAGTGGGTTTTTGTCGACAAGATCTTTCAGTATGAGCCCCCCACACACTTAGACCCCAAACGCATAGGACAGGACCCAGTTATGGCATCAGTTGACCCCTTGTTGGGACTAACTGTGTCACTTCCTTATTCATCCACATCCACGGTCTCCTCCAGCACCGTCAGAACCGTCACCCAGGGGAGGCCCCACGTCTCCCTGGAGGAGCGATCCACCAGCCGCCCTCACGTGTTCCAGACTGGACAGGTTACTCAGTCGgacctctctgtcacacacgGCTCTGAAACTCCCAGCTTCTCCAAGCAGACGCCTCCCCAGACAACACGGGAATCCAACCACATCCCCACCATGT CTACGACCACAGCAAAGACGTCCAGTCATGTGACGCGCTGCTCCGACAGCCAGAGGACCTACTGTGTCAATGGAGGAGAGTGTTTCACTCTGGAGATCATGCCTGGGAGCACCAAGTTCCTCTGCAG GTGTCCAAATGAGTTCACCGGTGATCGCTGTCAGAACTATGTGATGGCCAGCTTTTACA AAGCTGAGGAGCTCTATCAGAAGAGGGTCCTGACGATAACGGGCATCTGCATCGCTCTCCTGGTGGTTGGGATCGTGTGTGTTGTTGCCTACTGCAGAACAAA aaagcagaggaggaagcttCACGAGCACCTGAGGCAGAGCCTGAGGAACAAGAGAAGCACCAACAATGGTCCAGGGCCCGATGCAGGAAGAAGTCATGTCTCTAACTTGCCTCTTCAAAACCTCCAGCTCATGAAT CACTGTAATGGGACACTGGTGCACGCAACTGAGAATGAGACGGAAACAACCTTCTCTACAGCTAAATATGCCTTATCTGCTCAGGAGGCCACCACATTTACCCGCTTATCCAGCCAAAG ctggagtAATGACTGGACCAACAGTGTTCTGTCAGACACTGAGTCCGTCTCAGTGATGTCACTGTCGGAGACTAGTCAACACACCACACGCGGTCGTCTCAATGGCACCGCTGGCACCAGCGCTTAA